One window of the Herbiconiux sp. L3-i23 genome contains the following:
- a CDS encoding aldo/keto reductase: protein MTSTSSVPTVRLNDGTDIPQLGFGVFQVEPDKTSRVVESALEAGYRHIDTAAAYRNEEGVGHALKQAGIPRDELFITTKLWNADHKRDDALAAIDRSLAHLGLDYVDLYLIHWPLPMFDDYVEAWKTLEEIKASGKARSIGVSNFLPEHLQRLFDETETVPSVNQIELHPEFQQRELVQFSLQHGIEIEAWSPIASGKLSDRDDVKAIAEKYGKTVAQVTLRWHLDEGRIIFPKSNNAERQRENFDILDFELTTEELQVFDALDKGADGRIGADPATADFR from the coding sequence ATGACTTCGACTTCCTCTGTGCCCACCGTCCGACTCAACGACGGCACCGACATCCCCCAGCTCGGCTTCGGCGTCTTCCAGGTGGAGCCCGACAAGACCAGCCGCGTCGTCGAGAGCGCGCTCGAGGCGGGATACCGTCACATCGACACCGCCGCCGCGTACCGCAACGAGGAGGGCGTCGGACACGCTCTCAAGCAGGCGGGCATCCCGCGTGACGAGCTGTTCATCACGACGAAGCTGTGGAACGCGGATCACAAGCGCGACGACGCCCTCGCGGCGATCGACAGGAGCCTCGCCCACCTCGGTCTCGACTACGTCGACCTCTACCTCATCCACTGGCCGCTGCCGATGTTCGACGACTACGTCGAGGCGTGGAAGACGCTCGAAGAGATCAAGGCGAGCGGCAAGGCGCGCAGCATCGGCGTCTCGAACTTCCTGCCCGAGCACCTGCAGCGCCTGTTCGACGAGACCGAGACGGTGCCGTCGGTGAACCAGATCGAGCTGCACCCCGAGTTCCAGCAGCGCGAGCTGGTGCAGTTCTCGCTGCAGCACGGCATCGAGATCGAGGCGTGGTCGCCGATCGCGTCGGGCAAGCTGTCCGATCGCGATGACGTGAAGGCGATCGCTGAGAAGTACGGCAAGACGGTCGCGCAGGTGACGCTGCGCTGGCACCTCGATGAGGGCCGCATCATCTTCCCGAAGTCGAACAACGCCGAGCGTCAGCGCGAGAACTTCGACATCCTTGACTTCGAGCTGACCACGGAGGAGCTGCAGGTCTTCGACGCGTTGGACAAGGGTGCGGACGGCCGCATCGGCGCCGACCCCGCCACCGCCGACTTCCGCTGA
- the hrpA gene encoding ATP-dependent RNA helicase HrpA: MAELRISYPPELPVSGMRGEIADAIRDNQVVIVAGATGSGKTTQLPKILLELGRTSIAHTQPRRLAARTIAERIADELDVEMGGLVGYQVRFTDRASDATRIKLMTDGILLNELTRDRDLKRYDAIIIDEAHERSLTIDFLLGYLKRLLPRRPDLKVVITSATIDPESFARHFADANGDPAPIIEVSGRTYPVEIRYRPLVAESSGDDDEGASAEDLDLLSGIRAGLTELEREAPGDVLVFLSGENEIRDAQDALKGLPATEVLPLYGRLSSADQHRVFERSTTPAIRRRVILATNVAETSLTVPGIKYVIDAGTARISRYGARSKVQRLPIEAISQASANQRSGRAGRTSDGIAIRLYSEDDFDKRPAFTDPEILRTSLAAVILQMLTLGLGEITEFPFLQPPDARGVKDGLDLLRELGAVRADGSVTRIGRDMSRLPVDPRFARMLIESKKHGVTREVLAIVAGMSIQDPRERPLERRAQAGEAHARFADPTSDFLTLLALWNHLEQKQRELSSSAFRRLCKSEYLNYLRVREWADVSSQLRRLAKPLGLTIGEPRADPDGVHRSILAGLLSQIGVLDERTAPPTGRAAGGERRGKDARSAEYIGARQVRFAIFPGSSLGKKRPTAVMAAELVETSRLFARSAAAIDPAWAEQLAGDLVKRSHSEPHWEAKQGAAVGWERVTLFGVPLVARRRIQWARIDSGLARELFIRHALVGGEWPPHLDRSRDRAFDFDRANARLRRELEAAEERTRRRDILVDDEAVVDFYDDRIPADVVSVRTFETWWSAERRTRPDLLTLRRSDLLDEEDASPTDEAAYPPRFRQGDQSLRLRYRFEPGADDDGVTVQIPLALLPRLTPDGFDWLVPGFRHELVTALIKTLPKAIRRTVVPAADWASKLMAELPDDGVGSLTTLLADRIRRATGASATADDFDTERLPAHLRMGFAVLDENGRRLGSGKSLEALQHRFADQARDSVARVFASARDGLERRRGAPAPGSPAPKETVSIERSGITVWDFEELPRSLEVRRGGGSVRAYPALVDERDSVAIRLFSTAEEQAAAHRLGVLRLLQLATPSPASYLNDHLTGAEKLSLATSPYRDTKTLFADAMTAVLDQAVRRRAPDGLLWSKSEFEATRDAVAGTVIDDLFTAVALVARTLAAAREAEVAVKDATTLALLPALTDIRAQIAALVFPGFVSSTGIARLARLPVYLTGAAHRVAKLRENPNRDRVWMNEVQTATERYLAAGGTLPLEAVAPAHLAEARWMLEELRLSLFAQQLGAAGPVSIQRITKVLAG; the protein is encoded by the coding sequence ATGGCCGAACTCCGTATCTCGTATCCGCCCGAGCTGCCGGTCAGCGGGATGCGCGGAGAGATCGCCGACGCGATCCGCGACAACCAGGTCGTCATCGTCGCCGGCGCGACCGGTTCGGGTAAGACGACGCAGCTGCCGAAGATCCTCCTCGAACTCGGCCGCACCTCCATCGCGCACACCCAGCCCCGGCGGCTCGCCGCGCGCACCATCGCCGAACGCATCGCCGACGAACTCGACGTCGAGATGGGGGGCCTCGTCGGCTACCAGGTGCGCTTCACCGACCGCGCGAGCGACGCGACCCGCATCAAACTGATGACCGACGGGATCCTGCTCAACGAGCTCACCCGCGACCGCGACCTGAAGCGCTACGACGCGATCATCATCGACGAGGCCCACGAGCGCAGCCTCACCATCGACTTCCTGCTCGGCTACCTGAAGCGTCTCCTCCCCCGCCGCCCCGACCTGAAGGTCGTCATCACGAGCGCGACGATCGACCCCGAGAGCTTCGCCCGGCACTTCGCCGACGCGAACGGCGACCCGGCGCCCATCATCGAGGTCAGCGGCCGCACCTACCCGGTCGAGATCCGCTACCGCCCCCTCGTCGCAGAGTCGAGCGGGGACGACGATGAAGGCGCGAGCGCAGAAGACCTCGACCTGCTGAGCGGCATCCGAGCAGGTCTCACCGAGCTCGAACGCGAGGCGCCGGGCGACGTGCTCGTCTTCCTCTCGGGCGAGAACGAGATCCGCGATGCGCAGGATGCTCTGAAAGGTCTGCCGGCGACCGAGGTACTGCCCCTCTACGGCCGACTCTCCTCCGCCGACCAGCACCGCGTCTTCGAACGGAGCACCACGCCGGCGATCCGCCGCCGCGTGATCCTCGCCACGAACGTGGCCGAGACGAGCCTCACGGTGCCCGGCATCAAGTACGTCATCGACGCCGGAACCGCCCGCATCTCCCGCTACGGCGCCCGCAGCAAGGTGCAGCGTCTGCCGATCGAGGCGATCTCGCAGGCCTCCGCCAATCAACGCTCCGGCCGCGCCGGCCGAACGAGCGACGGCATCGCCATCCGCCTCTACTCCGAGGACGACTTCGACAAGCGTCCCGCCTTCACCGACCCCGAGATCCTGCGCACCAGCCTTGCGGCCGTCATCCTGCAGATGCTCACCCTCGGGCTCGGTGAGATCACCGAGTTCCCGTTCCTGCAGCCGCCCGACGCCCGCGGAGTCAAGGACGGTCTCGACCTGCTGCGCGAGCTCGGCGCGGTGCGCGCCGACGGCAGCGTCACCCGCATCGGCCGCGACATGTCGCGCCTCCCCGTCGATCCACGCTTCGCCCGGATGCTGATCGAGTCGAAGAAGCACGGTGTGACCCGCGAGGTGCTCGCGATCGTCGCCGGGATGAGCATCCAGGATCCCCGCGAGCGCCCCCTCGAACGGCGCGCTCAGGCCGGCGAGGCGCACGCCCGCTTCGCCGACCCGACGAGCGACTTCCTCACCCTCCTCGCACTGTGGAACCACCTGGAGCAGAAGCAGCGCGAACTGTCCTCGAGCGCGTTCCGGCGACTCTGCAAGTCCGAGTACCTCAACTACCTGCGGGTGCGCGAGTGGGCCGACGTGTCGTCGCAGCTGCGCCGCCTAGCGAAACCGCTCGGCCTGACGATCGGCGAGCCGAGGGCCGACCCCGACGGGGTGCACCGCTCGATCCTCGCCGGGCTGCTCTCGCAGATCGGTGTCCTCGACGAGCGCACCGCCCCGCCGACCGGACGAGCAGCCGGCGGCGAGCGCCGCGGCAAGGACGCGAGATCTGCGGAGTACATCGGCGCCCGGCAGGTGCGCTTCGCGATCTTCCCCGGATCCTCCCTCGGCAAGAAGCGCCCCACCGCGGTGATGGCGGCGGAGCTCGTCGAGACCTCCCGTCTCTTCGCCCGCTCGGCGGCTGCCATCGATCCCGCCTGGGCCGAACAGCTGGCCGGCGACCTGGTCAAGCGCTCGCACAGCGAGCCGCACTGGGAGGCGAAGCAGGGGGCAGCGGTCGGCTGGGAGCGGGTGACGCTCTTCGGGGTTCCCCTCGTCGCCCGCCGCCGTATCCAGTGGGCGCGTATCGACTCGGGGCTCGCACGCGAGCTGTTCATCCGGCACGCCCTCGTCGGCGGCGAGTGGCCGCCGCACCTCGACCGATCGCGCGACCGCGCCTTCGACTTCGACCGGGCCAACGCCCGACTGCGCCGCGAACTCGAGGCCGCAGAGGAGCGCACCCGCCGCCGCGACATCCTCGTCGATGACGAAGCCGTCGTCGACTTCTACGACGACCGTATCCCGGCCGACGTGGTCTCGGTGCGCACGTTCGAGACCTGGTGGAGCGCCGAGCGCAGGACCCGCCCCGACCTCCTCACCCTGCGCCGCTCCGATCTGCTCGACGAGGAGGACGCGAGTCCGACCGACGAGGCCGCCTATCCCCCGCGATTCCGTCAGGGCGATCAGTCGCTGCGGCTGCGCTACCGATTCGAGCCCGGCGCCGACGACGACGGGGTGACGGTGCAGATCCCGCTCGCCCTGCTCCCCCGTCTCACGCCGGACGGCTTCGACTGGCTGGTACCCGGATTCCGTCACGAGCTCGTGACCGCGCTCATCAAGACACTGCCGAAGGCGATCCGCCGCACCGTGGTGCCCGCCGCCGACTGGGCGTCGAAGCTGATGGCCGAGCTGCCGGACGACGGGGTGGGGTCGTTGACGACGCTGCTGGCCGACCGCATCCGGCGAGCGACGGGCGCCTCCGCGACCGCCGACGACTTCGACACGGAGCGGCTGCCCGCCCACCTGCGGATGGGGTTCGCCGTGCTCGACGAGAACGGTCGACGCCTCGGTTCCGGCAAGAGTCTCGAGGCGCTGCAGCATCGCTTCGCCGATCAGGCCCGAGACTCGGTCGCGCGGGTGTTCGCCTCGGCTCGCGACGGCCTGGAGCGCCGCCGCGGCGCTCCGGCCCCCGGCTCACCCGCGCCGAAGGAGACGGTGTCGATCGAGCGCTCCGGCATCACCGTGTGGGACTTCGAGGAGCTTCCCCGCTCGCTCGAGGTGCGACGGGGCGGCGGCAGCGTGCGCGCTTACCCTGCGCTCGTCGACGAACGGGATTCCGTCGCGATCCGTCTCTTCAGCACTGCGGAGGAGCAGGCCGCCGCCCACCGCCTCGGCGTGCTGCGTCTGCTGCAGCTGGCCACCCCGTCGCCGGCGTCGTACCTCAACGATCACCTCACCGGGGCCGAGAAGCTGAGCCTCGCGACGAGTCCTTACCGCGACACCAAGACCCTCTTCGCCGACGCGATGACCGCCGTGCTCGATCAGGCGGTGCGCCGCCGCGCCCCCGACGGCCTGCTGTGGTCGAAGTCCGAGTTCGAGGCGACGCGCGACGCGGTCGCCGGCACCGTGATCGACGACCTCTTCACCGCGGTCGCCCTCGTGGCGCGCACCCTCGCCGCGGCCCGGGAGGCCGAGGTGGCGGTGAAGGATGCCACCACGCTCGCCCTGCTACCGGCCCTCACCGACATCCGCGCGCAGATCGCCGCGCTCGTCTTCCCAGGCTTCGTCTCGTCGACGGGCATCGCGCGCCTCGCCCGACTCCCCGTCTACCTGACCGGCGCCGCACACCGCGTCGCCAAGCTGCGTGAGAACCCGAACCGCGACCGGGTCTGGATGAACGAGGTGCAGACCGCGACGGAGCGATACCTCGCCGCCGGCGGAACGCTGCCGCTCGAGGCCGTTGCACCCGCCCACCTCGCCGAGGCCCGGTGGATGCTCGAAGAGCTCCGACTCAGCCTCTTCGCACAGCAACTCGGGGCAGCGGGTCCCGTGTCGATCCAACGCATCACGAAGGTGCTCGCGGGTTGA
- the nagA gene encoding N-acetylglucosamine-6-phosphate deacetylase, whose product MQPDATVFSGARVVDAAGIRDDGWVEVRGERITAVGSGPAPTDGAHVVDTGGAWLTPGFIDLHGHGGGGHAFDAEADDIRAALGTHRRHGTTRSIISLVSAPTVDLERRLSTVAGIAESDPLVLGSHLEGPFLAPARKGAHRESDLIAPTADLLERLLDASAGTVRQLTLAPELPGGLDAIEFLRTRGVVTAVGHTDADHALTREAFARGARLLTHAFNAMPGIGHRAPGPVIAAIEDPRVVLELVLDTHHVHPSVAALLFAAAPGRVALVTDAMAAAGVGDGAYRLGTLDVDVRDGVARLRGDGTLAGSTLTQDVALRLAVDVAGIDLPTAVAALTAIPAEVLGRSDELGLIAPGYLADLVVLEPDFSVRQVWAAGSRLA is encoded by the coding sequence ATGCAGCCCGACGCGACCGTCTTCAGCGGCGCCCGGGTGGTCGACGCGGCAGGAATCCGGGACGACGGCTGGGTCGAGGTCCGCGGCGAGCGGATCACCGCGGTCGGGTCCGGACCCGCGCCCACCGACGGCGCCCACGTGGTGGATACGGGAGGCGCCTGGCTCACGCCCGGCTTCATCGACCTGCACGGCCACGGCGGAGGCGGGCATGCGTTCGACGCCGAGGCCGACGACATCCGTGCCGCACTCGGGACGCATCGACGGCACGGCACGACCCGGTCGATCATCAGCCTCGTCTCGGCCCCGACGGTCGATCTGGAGCGGCGCCTCTCGACGGTCGCCGGGATCGCCGAATCCGATCCGCTGGTGCTCGGTTCCCACCTCGAAGGCCCCTTCCTCGCACCGGCGCGCAAAGGCGCGCACCGGGAATCGGACCTCATCGCTCCCACCGCCGACCTCCTCGAGCGACTGCTCGATGCGAGCGCCGGAACCGTGCGCCAGCTGACCCTCGCCCCGGAGCTGCCCGGTGGGCTCGATGCCATCGAGTTCCTCCGCACCCGCGGAGTCGTGACGGCCGTCGGGCACACCGACGCCGACCACGCTCTCACCCGGGAGGCCTTCGCCCGCGGAGCACGCCTCCTCACCCATGCGTTCAACGCGATGCCCGGCATCGGGCACCGCGCTCCGGGCCCGGTCATCGCGGCGATCGAAGACCCCAGGGTCGTGCTCGAACTCGTCCTCGACACGCATCACGTGCACCCGAGCGTCGCGGCCCTGCTCTTCGCCGCCGCCCCCGGCCGTGTGGCCCTCGTGACCGACGCCATGGCGGCAGCGGGCGTCGGCGACGGCGCCTACCGGCTCGGAACGCTCGACGTCGACGTGCGCGACGGGGTGGCTCGGCTGCGAGGCGACGGGACCCTCGCGGGATCGACCCTCACCCAGGATGTCGCCCTGCGCCTCGCCGTCGACGTCGCCGGCATCGACCTGCCGACCGCCGTCGCCGCGCTCACCGCCATCCCGGCCGAGGTGCTGGGGCGCAGCGACGAGCTGGGCCTCATCGCGCCGGGATACCTCGCCGACCTCGTCGTTCTCGAGCCCGACTTCTCCGTGCGCCAGGTGTGGGCGGCCGGATCCCGCCTCGCCTGA
- a CDS encoding MDR family MFS transporter — MTSSAESTTSRDAASTRATGSDRLPREHRNVIALLLVAAFVVILNETVMSVALPVLQRDLGVDPSVGQWLTTAFMLTMAVIIPTTGYLIQRIPTRVLFIIAMSLFSAGTLLAFLAPGFGILLLARVVQASGTAIMMPLLMTTVLTLVPPARRGQMMGNISIVISVAPALGPTVSGFILDHFGWRWIFGFVLPIALVSLALGAKWIRSVSETGHARLDLVSIPLAALGFGGLVYGLASIGESAEAEPFMPVWAFFTIGVVSLALFLLRQLQLQRAERALLDLRVFRSPIFSVSMAAMLLGTLTMFGVIILIPYYAQSVLGLDPLATGLITLPGGLLMGIASPFIGRIYDKRGPRTLILPGTILVSIALWMLTMVGLDTPIWYLIISNILMSVGLSATFTPVMTSGLGSLNRHLYSHGSAVLSTFQQVAAAAGTALFITVMSVGAASAAADGALVATDPEAILVGVRSAFLIGGILSVALIVAGLFVKKPADAPAGAVHAH; from the coding sequence GTGACCTCCAGCGCTGAATCCACCACCTCCCGGGACGCCGCCTCGACGCGCGCCACCGGCTCCGACCGACTTCCCCGCGAGCACCGCAACGTGATCGCGCTGCTCCTTGTCGCCGCGTTCGTCGTGATCCTCAACGAGACCGTCATGAGCGTCGCCCTGCCGGTGCTGCAGCGCGACCTCGGCGTCGACCCGAGCGTCGGACAGTGGCTGACCACCGCGTTCATGCTGACGATGGCCGTGATCATCCCGACCACCGGGTACCTGATCCAGCGCATCCCGACCCGGGTGCTGTTCATCATCGCCATGTCGCTGTTCAGCGCGGGCACCCTGCTCGCGTTCCTTGCGCCCGGCTTCGGCATCCTGCTGCTCGCCCGCGTCGTGCAGGCGTCGGGCACGGCGATCATGATGCCCCTGCTCATGACGACGGTGCTGACCCTGGTGCCGCCGGCCCGCCGCGGCCAGATGATGGGCAACATCTCCATCGTCATCTCGGTCGCCCCGGCGCTCGGCCCCACCGTGTCGGGCTTCATCCTCGACCACTTCGGGTGGCGCTGGATCTTCGGGTTCGTGCTGCCGATCGCTCTCGTGAGCCTCGCGCTCGGCGCGAAGTGGATCCGCTCGGTCTCCGAGACCGGCCACGCCCGCCTCGACCTCGTCTCCATCCCGCTCGCCGCGCTCGGCTTCGGCGGTCTGGTCTACGGCCTCGCGAGCATTGGCGAGTCGGCAGAGGCCGAGCCGTTCATGCCGGTGTGGGCGTTCTTCACCATCGGCGTCGTGTCGCTCGCCCTGTTCCTGCTGCGCCAGCTGCAGCTGCAGCGCGCCGAGCGGGCGCTGCTCGACCTTCGCGTGTTCCGGTCGCCCATCTTCTCGGTGTCGATGGCCGCGATGCTGCTCGGCACCCTGACGATGTTCGGGGTCATCATCCTGATCCCGTACTACGCCCAGTCGGTGCTCGGTCTCGATCCGCTCGCCACCGGTCTCATCACGCTGCCGGGTGGTCTGCTGATGGGCATCGCGTCGCCGTTCATCGGCCGCATCTACGACAAGCGCGGCCCGCGCACGCTGATCCTGCCGGGCACGATCCTCGTCAGCATCGCGCTGTGGATGCTGACCATGGTGGGCCTCGACACCCCGATCTGGTACCTGATCATCTCGAACATCCTGATGAGCGTCGGCCTGTCGGCGACCTTCACGCCCGTCATGACGTCGGGCCTGGGGTCGCTCAACCGACACCTGTACTCGCACGGCAGCGCGGTGCTCAGCACCTTTCAGCAGGTCGCCGCGGCGGCCGGAACGGCGCTGTTCATCACCGTGATGTCGGTCGGCGCCGCCTCCGCGGCCGCAGACGGCGCGCTCGTCGCGACCGACCCCGAGGCGATCCTCGTCGGCGTCCGCTCGGCCTTCCTCATCGGTGGGATCCTGTCGGTCGCCCTCATCGTGGCGGGGCTGTTCGTGAAGAAGCCGGCGGACGCTCCGGCCGGCGCCGTGCACGCGCACTGA
- a CDS encoding MFS transporter: MSSYVSLLRTPGVGRIMSAQLLARFPSGMLSLGFLLHIERTTGSYGAAGLVLAALSIGQAVSGPLTSRLMGVLGMRPVIIVTTAACSIAITEIALVEQSVPVSMVVALLAGLTYPPVQPAVRTIYPKMVNSRQLTPLFSLDASAQELIWVGGPVIVTFVSTQIGTVWGIMLSVALLLGGGIWFILSPELGRVRIPRSKRRFGVVLTKPTVLLGTIVGFLLVGACAAIEAGVVSVFGDHGPEAGIILAIWSIGSLVGGLAFGHTPIGPWALTRRLLLVTVGVALAAVMLDFWWLAITLVISGLGLAPALAVIFAMTSSSVKFSDTAEAYGWIGTGQLIGAAMGSAVAGFLIDGQGSVGAFWIAIAMAALGVVAAFIGRRWTPDLRGRDASPIPDTEPIPVQPS; the protein is encoded by the coding sequence GTGAGTAGTTATGTGAGCTTGCTGCGGACCCCCGGTGTCGGCCGCATCATGAGCGCTCAACTTCTCGCGAGATTTCCGAGCGGGATGCTCTCTCTGGGGTTCCTGCTGCACATCGAACGCACCACCGGGTCCTACGGGGCCGCGGGCCTGGTGCTCGCCGCGCTGAGCATCGGCCAGGCCGTCTCCGGTCCGCTGACGAGCCGTCTGATGGGCGTACTCGGGATGCGTCCCGTGATCATCGTGACGACCGCGGCGTGCAGCATCGCGATCACCGAGATCGCCCTGGTCGAGCAGAGCGTTCCCGTCTCGATGGTCGTCGCGCTGCTCGCCGGGCTCACCTACCCGCCGGTGCAGCCCGCGGTGCGCACCATCTACCCCAAGATGGTCAACTCGCGGCAGCTGACCCCGCTGTTCTCGCTCGACGCGTCGGCGCAGGAGCTCATCTGGGTCGGCGGCCCCGTCATCGTCACGTTCGTGTCGACGCAGATCGGCACCGTCTGGGGCATCATGCTCTCGGTCGCCCTGCTGCTCGGCGGTGGCATCTGGTTCATCCTCTCGCCCGAGCTGGGGCGGGTGCGCATCCCCCGCAGCAAGCGTCGTTTCGGGGTGGTGCTCACGAAGCCGACCGTGCTGCTCGGCACGATCGTCGGCTTCCTGCTCGTCGGCGCCTGCGCGGCGATCGAGGCGGGTGTGGTCTCGGTGTTCGGCGACCACGGACCCGAGGCGGGCATCATCCTCGCCATCTGGTCGATCGGGTCGCTCGTCGGCGGTCTCGCCTTCGGCCACACGCCGATCGGGCCGTGGGCGCTGACCCGGAGACTGCTGCTCGTGACGGTCGGCGTCGCCCTCGCCGCCGTGATGCTCGACTTCTGGTGGCTCGCGATCACGCTCGTCATCTCGGGGCTCGGTCTCGCGCCGGCGCTCGCCGTGATCTTCGCGATGACGTCGTCGAGCGTGAAGTTCAGCGACACGGCCGAGGCGTACGGCTGGATCGGCACCGGTCAGCTGATCGGCGCCGCGATGGGATCCGCCGTCGCCGGCTTCCTGATCGACGGGCAGGGTTCGGTCGGCGCATTCTGGATCGCGATCGCGATGGCCGCCCTGGGCGTGGTCGCCGCGTTCATCGGGCGCCGGTGGACCCCCGATCTGCGGGGCCGCGACGCGAGCCCCATCCCGGACACGGAACCGATCCCGGTCCAACCGAGCTGA